CGCTCTGGGTTGGGGGAAATTATCAAGCTAAATTTACTGGCTGGTCAATCTGAAGTTCAACAAATGAAAATTAATCTTCAAAAACTATCGTCGGATTTTCTAGAGATTCAAAATCTAATTTTAGATGCTCTAAATATCAAGAAACGTTACATTGAGCGGGATGAGTTTGACAAGGGAATTAGAAATATTTTAAATTATGGGCATACTTTCGGACACGCTTATGAATCGGCCACTAACTATAAAATTCCCCATGGAATTGCTGTAACTTTAGGGGTGCTTACGGCTACCTTCTTTTCCGAAAGACTAGGAATGGTAGAATCGGGATATTTTGATAATTTGGAAGAGTTTTTGAAACCTTATTATCAGCCTTATAACCAGGAGTTAACCTCTAATATTTTAGAGCTTATTTTAGGAGCAATTAAACTGGACAAGAAAAATACTGGAAGATCAATTAACTGCATCCTAACACGAGGAGAAGGTAAAATGGAGAAGGTTTCGCTAGAGTTAGAGAATCAAGTGAGACCTCTACTCAATGAATTTTTGACAGTTATCTGTTAAAATTGGGCAACAATAATCTAATCAATAATTAATGACTTGCGGGGGAATGAACTAAGAAAATGTATCTGATCAAAAAGCATAGATTGGTTAACCTGATTAAAAAACATGAATTTGCCAGGTTTGTGTTAGTTGGCGTACTGAATACCTTATTCAGTTATTTTTTATATGGTAGTCTTATACTGATAGGACTAAATTATAAATATGCTGTCTTGCTGGCTACTATTCTGGGGGTTTTATTTAACTTTCAAACCACGGGAAAGTTAGTTTTTGGTAGCCAAAACAATAAATTAATCTTTCGTTTTGTCTTAGTTTATGTGGTGACTTTTCTCTTGAACGTTGAGGCCCTGAGAATTGTTGATGCTATTGATATTGGCATCGAGCAAAAAACTAAAATGTTAATCGCTGGTGCTATCTTGGTTCTTCCCATGGCTGTCATCTCTTTTATTTTAATGAAACTATTTGTTTTTAGAGAAAGATCACAATGAAGAAAATTACTGTAATGACTCCTTGTTATAATGAGGAAGGAAATGTTGAAGACCTTTACCTGCGGGTTAAAGAAGTCTTTAATCAGTTACCTAACTATGAGTATGAACATCTTTTTATCGATAACGCTTCCCAAGATAAAACTGTAGATGAATTAAAAAAAATTGCTCAAAAAGACTCCAGGGTAAAAGTCATCGTTAATGCTAGAAATTTCGGTCCCGTTCGTTCTGGTTACTATGGGATTCTTCAGTGTTACGGAGATGCGGTTATTCCTATCGTAGCAGATCTGCAAGATCCTCCCGAATTAATCCTAGAATTTGTCAAGAAGTGGGAGGAAGGCTATAAAGTTGTTAAAGCGGTTAAAACTCCGATGAAAGAAGGAGCTTTTTTCTATTTCGCTAGACAAATTTTTTATTATTTAATGGACAATCTTTCGGATATAAAAGTTACTAGAAATTTTACAGGTTTCGGGTTATATGATCAGAAAGTCATCAATGTTCTACGAGAGATTAACGATCCCTATCCCTATTTTAGGGGACTCATTGAAGAGTTAGGTTTTGAAAGTTTCTCTTTTGAGTATCAACAACAACGGCGAAAACGGGGTATTAGTAGTTACAACTTCTATCGATACTATAGCGAGGCGATGCTGGGTATTACCAGTCACTCCCAAGTTCCCCTCAGACTGGCCACCATGTTAGGCTTT
This Microcystis wesenbergii NRERC-220 DNA region includes the following protein-coding sequences:
- a CDS encoding GtrA family protein encodes the protein MYLIKKHRLVNLIKKHEFARFVLVGVLNTLFSYFLYGSLILIGLNYKYAVLLATILGVLFNFQTTGKLVFGSQNNKLIFRFVLVYVVTFLLNVEALRIVDAIDIGIEQKTKMLIAGAILVLPMAVISFILMKLFVFRERSQ
- a CDS encoding AroB-related putative sugar phosphate phospholyase (cyclizing); this encodes MLEIQSQFHPYCVEVKEGLKDALTQAVKDKTVFTLVDSNVFHLYSQPIEEVLSDRPILKIEATEEQKSFERLTPIFLNLLELGFRKDCTLLVIGGGVIQDIGCFIASVLFRGIKWILIPTTLLAQCDSCIGSKSSINIQNFKNQIGTFYPPHEIILVFSVLKTLPSDEIRSGLGEIIKLNLLAGQSEVQQMKINLQKLSSDFLEIQNLILDALNIKKRYIERDEFDKGIRNILNYGHTFGHAYESATNYKIPHGIAVTLGVLTATFFSERLGMVESGYFDNLEEFLKPYYQPYNQELTSNILELILGAIKLDKKNTGRSINCILTRGEGKMEKVSLELENQVRPLLNEFLTVIC
- a CDS encoding glycosyltransferase family 2 protein, producing MKKITVMTPCYNEEGNVEDLYLRVKEVFNQLPNYEYEHLFIDNASQDKTVDELKKIAQKDSRVKVIVNARNFGPVRSGYYGILQCYGDAVIPIVADLQDPPELILEFVKKWEEGYKVVKAVKTPMKEGAFFYFARQIFYYLMDNLSDIKVTRNFTGFGLYDQKVINVLREINDPYPYFRGLIEELGFESFSFEYQQQRRKRGISSYNFYRYYSEAMLGITSHSQVPLRLATMLGFALSLLSLVVALGYLIAKLLFWDYFPLGTAPIMVGLFLLASVQLFFIGIIGEYIGLMHMRILKRPLVVERERINFY